A genomic stretch from Halichoerus grypus chromosome 7, mHalGry1.hap1.1, whole genome shotgun sequence includes:
- the NENF gene encoding neudesin has protein sequence MAGPASRRRLRRRLRRLAALALLLALAPGPPAAWAGQAPRPAERGPPVRLFTEEELARYGGEEEDQPIYMAVKGVVFDVTSGKEFYGRGAPYNALTGKDSTRGVAKMSLDPADLTHDTTGLTAEELKSLDNVFTKVYKAKYPIVGYTARRILNEDGSPNLDFKPEDQPHFDTKDEF, from the exons ATGGCGGGCCCCGCGTCGCGGCGGCGGTTGCGGCGGCGGTTGCGGCGGCTGGCAGCGCTGGCCCTGCTCCTGGCGCTGGCCCCGGGGCCGCCCGCAGCCTGGGCCGGGCAGGCGCCGCGCCCCGCCGAGCGGGGGCCCCCGGTGCGGCTCTTCACGGAGGAGGAGCTGGCCCGCTACGGCGGGGAGGAG GAGGATCAGCCCATCTACATGGCAGTGAAAGGCGTGGTGTTTGATGTCACTTCTGGAAAGG agTTTTATGGACGAGGAGCCCCCTACAATGCCTTGACTGGGAAGGACTCCACCAGAGGGGTGGCCAAGATGTCCCTCGATCCCGCAGACCTCACCCATGACACT ACGGGCCTCACAGCCGAGGAGCTGAAATCCCTGGACAACGTCTTCACCAAAGTCTACAAAGCCAAGTATCCCATCGTGGGCTACACGGCCCGGAGGATTCTCAATGAGGACGGCAGCCCCAACCTGGACTTCAAGCCTGAAGACCAGCCCCATTTTGACACAAAAGACGAGTTTTGA